The following proteins are co-located in the Halorussus caseinilyticus genome:
- a CDS encoding LUD domain-containing protein has product MSSDRSAKAAEIRRLLAEEGDSVAANTRGFNEGRYESVARLDDYEELKSEARAIKEDAIERLPDLIAQVRESVEENGGTVYLADDAADANRYVAEVCDREDAETLVKSKSMTSEEIEVNDALREAGVEVWETDLGEFVLQVADEAPSHIVAPAIHKSRESIAELFDAHFDTDEPLETAEELTEFAREFLGERIAEADVGMTGANFVAAESGTIALVTSEGNARKSVVAPDTHVAVAGVEKLIPTLSDLNPFVELIGRSGTGQDITSYVSLFTPPVDSPTIDFEDGGTPVSEGDPEDRDFHLVLVDNGRMAMREDDQLRETLYCIRCSACANSCANFQSVGGHAFGGETYSGGIATGWESGVEGLDAAAEFNDLCTGCSRCVNQCPVQIDIPWINTVVRDRINRGEGGNRGAGSNRGEIDTGTEFDWLVEGLTPDAEAGGMSLQKRFFGNFERVAKAGSALAPASNWLADTAPARWAMERVLGIDRRRDLPDFRRETLVDWFETRGGSRIAPSAAEREAVVYPDLYTNHVQVERGKAAVRVLEALGVAVRVPEVASSGRAPLSQGMIRTAARHAEEVESALRSHVEAGRDVVVIEPSDLAVFDREYGKLLDAERHETLAENSYEVLEYVYGLLGAEECGDAEALTTGEGTEVAYHSHCQQRTLDLEPYTTAVLEATGYDVLTSDVECCGMAGSFGYKSEYYELSVDVGEQLRDQFTSPEAANRVVVASGTSCLEQLDSLLGRPTRHPVELLDPAR; this is encoded by the coding sequence ATGAGTTCCGACAGGTCCGCGAAGGCCGCCGAGATTCGGCGACTGCTCGCCGAGGAGGGCGACAGCGTGGCCGCGAACACCCGCGGGTTCAACGAGGGTCGCTACGAGTCGGTCGCGCGACTCGACGACTACGAGGAACTGAAGTCGGAGGCCCGCGCTATCAAAGAAGACGCAATCGAGCGCCTGCCCGACCTGATAGCGCAGGTCCGCGAGAGCGTCGAGGAGAACGGCGGCACGGTCTACCTCGCCGACGACGCCGCGGACGCCAACCGGTACGTCGCGGAGGTCTGCGACCGGGAGGACGCCGAGACGCTGGTCAAGAGCAAGTCGATGACCTCCGAGGAAATCGAGGTCAACGACGCCCTCCGCGAGGCGGGCGTCGAGGTGTGGGAGACCGACCTCGGGGAGTTCGTCCTACAGGTGGCCGACGAAGCGCCCTCCCACATCGTCGCGCCCGCCATCCACAAGTCCCGCGAGAGCATCGCTGAGTTGTTCGACGCCCACTTCGACACGGACGAACCGCTCGAAACCGCCGAGGAACTCACCGAGTTCGCCCGCGAGTTCCTCGGCGAGCGAATCGCGGAGGCCGACGTGGGGATGACCGGCGCGAACTTCGTGGCCGCCGAGTCGGGCACCATCGCCCTCGTCACCAGCGAGGGCAACGCCCGCAAGTCGGTCGTCGCGCCCGACACCCACGTCGCGGTGGCCGGGGTCGAGAAGTTGATTCCGACGCTCTCGGACCTCAACCCGTTCGTGGAACTCATCGGCCGGTCGGGGACGGGCCAAGACATCACGTCCTACGTCTCGCTGTTCACCCCACCGGTAGATTCGCCGACCATCGACTTCGAGGACGGCGGGACGCCGGTTTCGGAGGGCGACCCCGAGGACCGGGACTTCCACCTCGTCCTCGTGGACAACGGCCGGATGGCGATGCGCGAGGACGACCAGTTGCGCGAGACGCTCTACTGTATCCGGTGTTCGGCCTGCGCGAACTCCTGCGCCAACTTCCAGTCGGTCGGCGGCCACGCCTTCGGCGGCGAGACATACTCCGGGGGAATCGCCACCGGGTGGGAGTCGGGCGTCGAAGGACTCGACGCCGCCGCGGAGTTCAACGACCTCTGCACCGGGTGTTCGCGGTGCGTCAACCAGTGCCCGGTCCAAATCGACATCCCGTGGATAAACACGGTAGTCCGGGACCGCATCAACCGCGGTGAAGGCGGCAATCGCGGCGCAGGTAGCAATCGCGGCGAAATCGACACCGGAACGGAGTTCGATTGGCTCGTGGAAGGGTTGACGCCGGACGCCGAGGCCGGCGGAATGAGCCTCCAGAAGCGGTTTTTCGGCAACTTCGAGCGCGTGGCGAAGGCGGGGTCGGCGCTGGCCCCCGCGTCGAACTGGCTGGCCGACACCGCCCCGGCGCGGTGGGCGATGGAGCGCGTCCTCGGCATCGACCGGCGGCGCGACCTGCCCGACTTCCGGCGGGAGACGCTGGTGGACTGGTTCGAGACCCGCGGCGGGTCCCGCATCGCGCCGAGTGCGGCCGAGCGCGAGGCCGTCGTCTACCCGGACCTCTACACCAATCACGTGCAGGTCGAACGAGGGAAGGCCGCGGTCCGAGTGTTGGAGGCGCTCGGAGTCGCGGTCAGGGTGCCCGAGGTGGCCTCGTCCGGCCGCGCGCCGCTCTCGCAGGGGATGATTAGGACGGCGGCGCGCCACGCCGAGGAAGTCGAGTCCGCGCTCCGGTCTCACGTCGAGGCCGGACGCGACGTGGTGGTAATCGAACCGAGCGACCTCGCCGTGTTCGACCGCGAGTACGGGAAACTGCTCGACGCGGAACGCCACGAGACGCTGGCCGAGAACAGTTACGAGGTGCTGGAGTACGTCTACGGCCTGCTGGGAGCAGAAGAGTGCGGAGACGCCGAGGCGCTGACGACCGGCGAGGGCACGGAAGTCGCCTACCACAGCCACTGCCAACAGCGCACGCTGGACCTCGAACCGTACACGACGGCGGTGCTGGAGGCGACTGGCTACGACGTACTCACTTCCGACGTGGAGTGTTGCGGGATGGCCGGAAGCTTCGGCTACAAGTCCGAGTACTACGAGTTGAGCGTGGACGTTGGCGAGCAGTTGCGCGACCAGTTCACGAGTCCCGAGGCCGCGAATCGGGTCGTCGTCGCCAGCGGGACTTCGTGTCTGGAGCAGTTGGACTCGCTACTCGGACGACCGACACGTCACCCGGTGGAGTTGCTCGACCCGGCGCGATAA